The Solea solea chromosome 19, fSolSol10.1, whole genome shotgun sequence genome has a window encoding:
- the rab27b gene encoding ras-related protein Rab-27B has protein sequence MTDGDYDYLIKLLALGDSGVGKTTFLYRYTDNKFNPKFITTVGIDFREKRVVYTSSNPNGTNTGKTFKVHLQLWDTAGQERFRSLTTAFFRDAMGFLLMFDLTSQQSFLNVRNWMSQLQANAYCENPDIVLVGNKADLADQREVQEKQVKELADKYGIPYFETSAATGAEVDKTVITLLDLVMKRMEQCVDKPPAEAANGNGAAKLAEEQPSAKKCAC, from the exons ATGACTGATGGGGACTATGACTACCTTATAAAGCTCCTGGCCCTGGGAGACTCTGGTGTGGGAAAGACCACGTTCCTGTACAGATACACAGACAACAAGTTCAACCCCAAATTCATCACCACAGTCGGCATCGACTTCAGGGAAAAAAGAGTG gTGTACACGTCCTCGAACCCTAATGGGACGAACACAGGGAAAACCTTCAAGGTCCACCTTCAGCTTTGGGACACGGCCGGACAGGAGAG gttCCGCAGCCTGACAACGGCGTTCTTCAGAGACGCCATGGGGTTCCTGCTGATGTTTGACCTCACCAGCCAGCAGAGTTTCCTCAATGTCAGAAACTGGATGA gtcAACTACAGGCCAACGCCTACTGTGAGAACCCAGACATCGTGTTGGTGGGAAACAAGGCCGACTTGGCCGACCAGCGGGAAGTTCAGGAGAAACAGGTCAAAGAGCTGGCTGATAAATACGG GATCCCGTACTTTGAGACGAGTGCGGCGACAGGCGCAGAAGTGGACAAGACGGTGATCACACTGCTGGACCTGGTCATGAAGAGGATGGAGCAGTGCGTGGACAAACCGCCCGCAGAGGCCGCCAACGGCAACGGTGCCGCCAAGCTCGCCGAAGAGCAGCCCAGCGCCAAGAAGTGTGCGTGTTAG